In Streptomyces sp. SID8374, one genomic interval encodes:
- a CDS encoding GNAT family N-acetyltransferase produces MNDHGGTDEGTLTLSADTLLLRPWRAEDAPALLAAYDDPVMRQWVRLPVSTPEEASRWLELQHEGWESGTRFSFAVTDAGRGGELVGNLALKRPGPGSERAEVGYRTVARARGRGVAPRALEALTDWAFTTFAAEGLVRPELLHQVDNVASCRVAEKAGYAFAEVLGALPPEFPLGGHLHVRRAPSRRAPLSGDPVCPPPGPATAGSRV; encoded by the coding sequence ATGAACGATCACGGGGGAACGGACGAAGGGACCTTGACGCTCAGCGCTGACACCCTGCTGCTGCGCCCCTGGCGCGCGGAGGACGCCCCCGCGCTGCTGGCGGCGTACGACGATCCGGTGATGCGGCAGTGGGTGCGGCTGCCCGTGTCCACGCCCGAAGAGGCGTCCCGCTGGCTGGAGTTGCAGCATGAGGGGTGGGAGTCGGGGACCAGGTTCAGCTTCGCCGTGACGGACGCGGGCCGGGGCGGGGAGCTGGTCGGCAACCTCGCGTTGAAGCGGCCGGGACCGGGCTCCGAGCGGGCCGAGGTCGGCTACCGGACGGTGGCGCGGGCACGCGGCCGGGGTGTGGCGCCGAGGGCCCTGGAGGCGCTCACCGACTGGGCGTTCACCACCTTCGCGGCCGAAGGGCTGGTCCGTCCGGAGCTGTTGCACCAGGTGGACAACGTGGCCTCCTGCCGGGTGGCGGAGAAGGCCGGTTACGCGTTCGCGGAGGTGCTGGGCGCGCTGCCGCCGGAGTTCCCGCTGGGCGGCCATCTGCATGTGCGCCGGGCGCCGTCGAGGCGGGCCCCGCTCAGCGGGGACCCGGTGTGTCCCCCGCCGGGTCCAGCGACAGCCGGTAGCCGCGTTTGA
- a CDS encoding uroporphyrinogen-III synthase → MQDDDTTHGPLAGFTVGVTAARRAEELTALLKRRGAAVQHAPALRIVPVADDGELLEATKELIDHAPDVVVATTAIGFRGWVEAADGWGIGGVLLERLRGAELLARGPKAKGAVRAAGLTEAWSPGSESMAEVLERLLGEGVEGRRIALQLHGEPLPGFIESLQAAGAEVVGVPVYRWMPPQDIAPLDRMLDATTARALDAVTFTSAPAAASFLGRAEARGLLPEILGALRDDVLAACVGPVTALPLQVRGIPTVQPERFRLGPLVQLVCAQLPATARVLPIAGHRVEIRGHAVLVDDELRAVPPAGMALLHTLARRPGWVVARADLLRALPGSGTDEHAVETAMARLRSALGAPRLIQTVVKRGYRLSLDPAGDTPGPR, encoded by the coding sequence ATGCAGGACGACGACACCACGCACGGCCCCCTCGCGGGCTTCACGGTCGGAGTGACCGCGGCCCGCCGCGCCGAGGAGCTCACCGCCCTGCTCAAGCGGCGCGGCGCCGCCGTCCAGCACGCCCCGGCCCTGCGGATCGTCCCGGTCGCCGACGACGGCGAACTCCTCGAAGCGACCAAGGAGTTGATCGACCACGCCCCGGACGTGGTGGTCGCCACCACGGCGATCGGCTTCCGGGGCTGGGTGGAGGCGGCCGACGGCTGGGGCATCGGAGGCGTGCTCCTGGAGCGGCTTCGCGGGGCCGAACTCCTGGCCCGGGGGCCCAAGGCCAAGGGCGCGGTGAGGGCCGCCGGGCTGACCGAGGCCTGGTCACCCGGGTCCGAATCCATGGCCGAAGTCCTCGAACGGCTCCTCGGCGAAGGCGTCGAGGGCCGCCGTATCGCCCTCCAGCTGCACGGCGAACCGCTCCCCGGTTTCATCGAGTCCCTCCAGGCGGCGGGCGCCGAGGTCGTCGGCGTCCCCGTCTACCGCTGGATGCCCCCGCAGGACATCGCCCCCCTCGACCGGATGCTCGACGCCACCACCGCCCGGGCCCTGGACGCCGTCACCTTCACCAGCGCCCCCGCCGCCGCCTCGTTCCTGGGCCGCGCGGAGGCCCGCGGGCTCCTCCCGGAGATCCTGGGGGCGCTGCGCGACGACGTCCTGGCCGCCTGCGTCGGACCGGTCACCGCCCTCCCGCTCCAGGTCCGGGGCATCCCCACCGTCCAGCCCGAACGCTTCCGCCTGGGCCCCCTCGTCCAGCTGGTCTGCGCCCAACTCCCTGCCACCGCCCGGGTCCTGCCCATCGCCGGCCACCGCGTCGAGATCCGCGGCCACGCCGTGCTCGTCGACGACGAACTGCGCGCGGTCCCGCCCGCGGGCATGGCCCTCCTGCACACCCTGGCCCGCCGCCCCGGCTGGGTGGTGGCCCGCGCCGACCTGCTGCGGGCCCTGCCGGGCAGCGGCACCGACGAGCACGCGGTGGAGACGGCGATGGCCCGGCTGCGCTCCGCGCTGGGCGCACCCCGCCTGATCCAGACCGTCGTCAAACGCGGCTACCGGCTGTCGCTGGACCCGGCGGGGGACACACCGGGTCCCCGCTGA
- a CDS encoding acyltransferase, giving the protein MSAATVPAGIPVEAPAAARKPGRDRYLDLLRAVALVRVVIYHIFGWAWLTILFPSMGVMFALAGSLMARSLARPALGVIRGRIRRLLPPMWAFSLVAVPMMFALSWQPVKEEGLWWFVKLAWYVFPVGAPPYPWSSGDPAGLLEDTWAIQAAGPLWYIRAYLWFVLASPLLLRAFRKLPWATLLAPLGLTAVIGTGLVTIPGETGNALGDFAVFGSCWILGFAHHDGLFKDVPRYLTISLASIVMGFGLWWASGHLTADGWDLNDIPLAQAAWSLGFCVILLQYAPSWQELPGRLARFDRLVTLANNRAVTIYLWHNLVILATVPLIDLLWKIPYVDAHLGSTVEATYTLLMTLLVWPLIGLVILCVGWVEDVAAKRRPRLWPDGRS; this is encoded by the coding sequence ATGAGCGCCGCCACCGTGCCCGCCGGTATCCCCGTGGAGGCCCCCGCCGCCGCGAGGAAGCCCGGCCGGGACCGCTATCTCGACCTGCTCCGGGCCGTCGCCCTGGTCCGCGTGGTGATCTACCACATCTTCGGCTGGGCCTGGCTGACCATCCTCTTCCCCTCCATGGGCGTGATGTTCGCCCTGGCCGGTTCGCTGATGGCCCGTTCGCTGGCCCGCCCCGCCCTCGGCGTCATCCGGGGCCGTATCCGCCGCCTGCTGCCGCCCATGTGGGCGTTCTCGCTCGTCGCCGTACCGATGATGTTCGCGCTGAGCTGGCAGCCGGTGAAGGAGGAGGGGCTGTGGTGGTTCGTCAAGCTGGCCTGGTACGTCTTCCCGGTCGGCGCGCCCCCCTACCCCTGGTCCAGCGGTGACCCGGCCGGTCTGCTGGAGGACACCTGGGCGATCCAGGCGGCGGGCCCCCTCTGGTACATCCGGGCCTACCTCTGGTTCGTCCTCGCCTCGCCCCTGCTGCTGCGGGCGTTCCGCAAGCTGCCCTGGGCGACCCTGCTCGCCCCGCTCGGCCTGACCGCCGTGATCGGCACCGGCCTGGTGACGATCCCCGGCGAGACCGGCAACGCGCTGGGCGACTTCGCGGTGTTCGGCTCCTGCTGGATCCTCGGCTTCGCCCACCACGACGGCCTGTTCAAGGACGTGCCGCGCTACCTCACCATCTCGCTCGCCTCGATCGTCATGGGGTTCGGGCTCTGGTGGGCCTCGGGACACCTCACCGCGGACGGCTGGGACCTCAATGACATCCCGCTCGCCCAGGCGGCCTGGTCGCTCGGCTTCTGCGTGATCCTGCTCCAGTACGCCCCCTCCTGGCAGGAGCTGCCCGGCAGGCTGGCCCGCTTCGACCGCCTGGTCACGCTCGCCAACAACCGGGCCGTGACGATCTACCTCTGGCACAACCTGGTGATACTGGCAACGGTCCCGCTGATAGACCTCCTGTGGAAGATCCCGTACGTGGACGCGCACCTGGGATCGACGGTGGAGGCGACGTACACCCTGCTGATGACCCTGCTCGTCTGGCCGCTGATCGGACTGGTGATCCTCTGCGTGGGCTGGGTGGAGGACGTCGCCGCCAAGCGGCGGCCCCGGCTGTGGCCGGACGGGCGGTCGTAG